A window of the Pyrodictium abyssi genome harbors these coding sequences:
- a CDS encoding uL15 family ribosomal protein: MVVRRRKKSRRLRGRTRTMGWGRIGQHRGSGSRGGFGAAGMHKHMWTWVVKYAPTWFGKHGFNRPLTYEVKVNEINVGELAEKLDTWVREGKASEEGGKIVVNLASLGYNKLLGRGRISKPVKVIVPAASESAIRKIKEAGGEVVVLSSEED, translated from the coding sequence GTGGTCGTCCGTCGCAGGAAAAAGAGTAGGCGTCTACGCGGCCGCACTAGGACAATGGGCTGGGGCCGTATAGGCCAGCACCGTGGCAGCGGTAGCCGCGGAGGCTTCGGCGCAGCTGGCATGCACAAACACATGTGGACATGGGTAGTAAAGTACGCTCCCACCTGGTTCGGCAAACATGGCTTCAACAGACCGCTAACCTACGAGGTAAAGGTGAACGAGATAAACGTGGGTGAACTAGCAGAGAAGCTGGACACGTGGGTGCGCGAGGGCAAGGCTAGCGAAGAAGGCGGTAAGATAGTGGTAAACCTGGCTAGCCTGGGCTACAACAAGCTGCTAGGCCGCGGCCGCATATCGAAGCCAGTGAAGGTGATAGTACCGGCTGCCAGCGAATCCGCTATACGCAAGATAAAGGAGGCCGGCGGCGAAGTAGTAGTACTCAGTAGCGAAGAAGACTGA